A single genomic interval of Syntrophus gentianae harbors:
- a CDS encoding FmdE family protein — MNSEQQDKDQYARLLEEAGRFHGDVCAGIQIGTRMTMCALRKLGIADPKGADGKKMMVFVEIDRCATDAIMALTGCRPGKRTMKVLDYGKMAATFINLETEKAVRVAVIQKREEGEGGGDADFGSLSEEELFSVTEVQVPLRPEDMPGKPVRRCRCALCGEDVLDGREMKYEGVTLCRPCFEKKKYYYPTAS; from the coding sequence ATGAACAGCGAGCAACAGGATAAGGATCAGTACGCCAGGCTGCTGGAAGAGGCTGGACGGTTTCATGGAGATGTCTGCGCCGGCATCCAGATCGGTACGAGAATGACCATGTGCGCCCTGCGGAAACTAGGCATCGCGGACCCCAAGGGGGCGGATGGGAAAAAAATGATGGTCTTTGTGGAAATCGACCGCTGCGCCACGGATGCGATCATGGCTTTGACCGGTTGCAGACCGGGGAAAAGAACCATGAAGGTCCTCGATTACGGAAAGATGGCGGCAACCTTTATCAATCTGGAGACGGAAAAAGCAGTGCGGGTGGCGGTCATCCAAAAAAGGGAAGAAGGTGAGGGAGGCGGAGATGCCGACTTCGGGAGTCTCAGCGAAGAGGAGCTTTTTTCCGTCACCGAGGTCCAGGTTCCCCTGCGTCCCGAGGACATGCCCGGCAAGCCCGTCCGCCGCTGCCGGTGCGCCCTCTGCGGGGAAGACGTCCTCGATGGGCGGGAGATGAAATATGAGGGGGTAACGCTCTGCCGACCATGCTTTGAGAAGAAAAAATATTACTACCCTACCGCAAGTTAA
- a CDS encoding energy transducer TonB encodes MERTDRQIRNCKGIALSFVLHAFCIAGVLLSVALSAQHPDTVQVLLTLEPSSGGAGKICQETPGVKKSQSLSAKEKPCRRSPIRQTSLPALSPAMDKAPVEKSTDATPVLNKTPVETAAPIKAVGSGIRGEAAVPAIAGAGTGEGNGAGRHEGAGQGRESQEALKNRYLREHFAYIRDLILKNLSYPPMARKGGWQGKVKVSFIVREDGRVEGIRIVESSGYLVLDRNVVETIREVQPFPKPPVRAELVIPVTYALKT; translated from the coding sequence ATGGAAAGAACGGACAGACAGATCCGCAACTGCAAGGGGATTGCCCTGTCCTTCGTCCTCCATGCCTTCTGCATCGCAGGTGTCCTGCTCTCCGTTGCCCTGTCTGCTCAACACCCGGACACCGTGCAGGTGTTATTGACCCTGGAGCCTTCGAGTGGCGGTGCCGGGAAAATTTGTCAGGAAACACCGGGGGTCAAGAAGTCCCAGAGTCTTTCGGCAAAAGAGAAACCCTGCCGGCGGAGTCCGATCCGGCAGACCAGCCTGCCTGCTCTTTCTCCAGCAATGGATAAGGCCCCCGTGGAAAAGTCAACGGATGCCACCCCAGTGCTGAATAAGACGCCGGTTGAGACAGCTGCCCCAATAAAGGCCGTCGGTTCCGGAATCCGCGGGGAGGCTGCCGTACCGGCCATTGCGGGGGCCGGAACTGGAGAGGGGAATGGCGCCGGCCGTCATGAGGGGGCAGGGCAGGGCCGTGAATCCCAAGAGGCTTTGAAAAACCGCTACCTGCGGGAACACTTTGCCTACATCCGCGACCTCATCTTGAAAAACCTCTCCTATCCCCCCATGGCCAGGAAGGGCGGCTGGCAGGGAAAAGTGAAGGTGTCCTTTATCGTCCGGGAAGATGGGAGGGTGGAGGGCATCAGGATTGTCGAGAGTTCCGGTTATCTGGTGCTGGACAGGAATGTCGTGGAGACGATTCGAGAGGTCCAGCCCTTCCCGAAGCCGCCTGTGAGGGCGGAACTGGTGATCCCTGTTACCTATGCGCTGAAGACATGA
- a CDS encoding FecCD family ABC transporter permease: protein MKRNLLFPVLSLLLLLTVAFSLTLGKYPLGLTDIAGFFLHKIFSAGNMEPEQSSLLESLLFEIRLPRILAAILIGASLAVAGTAFQAMFVNPLVSPSLLGVLAGASFGAALGMVFTKNWITVQILTFAFGFLAVLISVGIARMHKGNTILLLVLGGVISSALFTSLLSVIKYVADPYNQLPAITQWLMGGLSLVDGKSLLAAGIPQVAGIVLVILFSGYLNALSMGDEEARSLGIPVEGIRMLLIFLATLMSALTVVLAGMIGWVGLIIPHVARMLVGPDNKILVPASALIGAIYLIVVDDISRMVFTMEIPLGITTSLIGIPFFAIILRKAKKGWN, encoded by the coding sequence ATGAAACGCAATCTCCTATTTCCGGTGCTGTCCCTTCTTCTCCTTCTGACGGTGGCCTTTTCGCTGACCCTTGGCAAATATCCCCTCGGTCTGACGGATATTGCCGGTTTTTTCCTTCACAAGATATTCAGCGCCGGGAATATGGAGCCCGAGCAATCCAGTCTGCTGGAAAGCCTTCTCTTTGAAATCCGTCTGCCCCGCATTCTAGCGGCCATCCTCATCGGTGCGTCGCTTGCCGTTGCGGGAACCGCCTTTCAGGCCATGTTCGTGAATCCCCTCGTGTCGCCTTCCCTTCTCGGCGTCCTGGCCGGGGCCTCCTTCGGCGCTGCGCTGGGCATGGTTTTTACCAAAAACTGGATTACCGTGCAGATCCTTACCTTTGCCTTCGGCTTTCTTGCCGTTCTTATCTCCGTTGGCATCGCCAGGATGCACAAAGGCAATACCATCCTCCTCCTCGTACTTGGCGGCGTCATCAGCAGCGCGCTTTTCACCTCCCTTTTATCCGTCATCAAATATGTCGCCGATCCCTACAACCAGTTGCCCGCCATCACCCAGTGGCTCATGGGCGGATTGTCCCTCGTGGATGGGAAAAGCCTGCTGGCCGCCGGGATTCCCCAGGTGGCCGGAATCGTCCTTGTCATCCTGTTTTCCGGGTATCTCAATGCCCTGAGCATGGGGGACGAAGAGGCCCGGTCACTGGGCATTCCTGTTGAAGGGATCCGCATGCTCCTCATCTTCCTGGCGACGCTGATGAGCGCGCTGACCGTCGTGCTGGCGGGCATGATCGGCTGGGTGGGGCTCATCATCCCCCATGTGGCACGGATGCTTGTGGGGCCGGACAATAAGATCCTCGTTCCGGCGAGCGCCCTCATCGGGGCCATCTATCTGATCGTGGTCGATGATATTTCGCGGATGGTCTTCACCATGGAGATCCCCCTCGGGATCACGACCTCTCTCATCGGCATTCCCTTTTTCGCAATCATCCTGAGGAAGGCAAAAAAAGGATGGAACTGA